The stretch of DNA GCATAAGAAAAACAATACTTACATTTTTTCCTATGGTTTAGGAACCGTAATTGTGATGATCGGAATTTTTACTTTATTGGGAATTTGGTCTGCCAAAATCGGTTTTATTGGAGGTATGTTAACTTTTGGAATGTCTTTGGTGACCTTATCATTTTTGATAACCACCCCCGAAGTATATGTTCCCAATTTGGGGGGCGATTTTCCCACACCTCAATTTGGCTTTCCTTATTTGTCGGGTGCAGGGCGACTTGTAATCAAAGATATAATTATGTTAGGAGCAGGATTAATCTGTGCTTCTGATAGTGCAAAACAATTATTGAACAAAAGATAAAAATATGAAAACCTTAAAATGGATATACAAAACCTTTTTCAGAAAAAACTGTTGCCGATAGCTTTAAGTATATAAGAACTTACTCCCCATTGGAGCCGACGGAACTCATCATCTCTCGGGTGTAAAGCCTGTTTTTGGAGGTGACAGAATGACGGGTTATGGGAAGTTACGGCCTTAAAGGGCTATATTTTTCGCCGAAAACGCGATTTTTCAGGCTTTTTTCTGAATGGCGTGTAACATCCCCGTCGCAGTCTTAATGCGTAAAAAATGGCTGTCAGAAACAATTAATGGGGTTTATGGCCTTTCAGGCGGTGCTCTGGTCGATTTTAGGAAAAAATAACCGTCGGCAAGGAAGTATTTGCTGCGAAGGCGCTTCTCGAAGCGAAGCGCGTCTCGCGCAAAAATTGTAAATGTTCGCATGTTTTTCTGACACAGGGGGCATGCCGTTGGGTTCGGTTTGTCAAAGGAAGACTTTATACCCTCTGCCCACAGGCAGAGTTTTTCAGCCTGTTTGACAGCGGCAGTTTTTGCCGGCCGCACATAGATGCCGTAGTAGCGTATAGATTTTTCATGTCTATCAGGCAAGAAAAAGAGCATGCGAGCCATGAACTCCTGAATCGGCATCACCAACGAGCTGAATGTTTTCTCCCGGCTTTGCGCGTCTACGTGGCTCTTGAATCTAAACCTCAGTGTGCTTTTTTCGTGATCGACGTTTTCAATCTGGCTGTTGTGAAAAAGACCGAAGGCGATATATTGTGCGGTCTTGAAAATCACGTCGCTCGTTTCTCCGGCGATCCTCTGAAAATACACGTGAAATCCCTTCGCGTACTTTTTCAAGAAAAAATCATATTCCTCTTTCGACAGCATCTTTCGCCGTCGCAAAAAGCGGCAAACTGCTCTTTGCCAATCGTAACGTATCGTCTGGTAGGGCATAAAACTCACTTCTCTAATCTCTCCGGTCTTGGGGTTTACGAGATCGCGCGTGGCGATGGCATGAACGTGCGGGTTAAAGTTCAAGCTGTTGCCGGCCAGATGAACTGTGCTCAAGATTCCCGGTTTAAAAGATTCGTCGACGTCTGCGGTAGCGCGTTGCCGTTTCGTGTAAACTCTTGCGGCGAGAAGATTCAAAAACCGCGGGTTGATTCTTCGCGCAAAAAGTAAATCCGCCAGCTGACCGGGCATGGTAAAGACCACGTGAAAGTGCATTAACGCCGGATTCAGCACCTTTGATAAATGAATCGACCAACCGAATACGCGTTTATGGTAACAGGACAGGCAAAGGCGGCTTTTGCATGAAAAAGGTACCGCCAAGACCACTTTACATGATTCACATTCATGCCATTGAAAGCCTCTCCCAAATTGGCCACAGGTTAAGAGTTTCTTCGCTTCGCTGA from Leptospiraceae bacterium encodes:
- a CDS encoding YkgB family protein is translated as MEKLIKIVADSQKQFINLLRIAIFIVMAWIGGLKAFQYEADGIVPFVANSPLMSFFYDKEAPEYKEYKNPEGKTVQKNIDWHKKNNTYIFSYGLGTVIVMIGIFTLLGIWSAKIGFIGGMLTFGMSLVTLSFLITTPEVYVPNLGGDFPTPQFGFPYLSGAGRLVIKDIIMLGAGLICASDSAKQLLNKR
- a CDS encoding transposase produces the protein MNAYPEHYEAKFGKIDEWKISEAKKLLTCGQFGRGFQWHECESCKVVLAVPFSCKSRLCLSCYHKRVFGWSIHLSKVLNPALMHFHVVFTMPGQLADLLFARRINPRFLNLLAARVYTKRQRATADVDESFKPGILSTVHLAGNSLNFNPHVHAIATRDLVNPKTGEIREVSFMPYQTIRYDWQRAVCRFLRRRKMLSKEEYDFFLKKYAKGFHVYFQRIAGETSDVIFKTAQYIAFGLFHNSQIENVDHEKSTLRFRFKSHVDAQSREKTFSSLVMPIQEFMARMLFFLPDRHEKSIRYYGIYVRPAKTAAVKQAEKLCLWAEGIKSSFDKPNPTACPLCQKNMRTFTIFARDALRFEKRLRSKYFLADGYFFLKSTRAPPERP